One window of Triticum dicoccoides isolate Atlit2015 ecotype Zavitan chromosome 5A, WEW_v2.0, whole genome shotgun sequence genomic DNA carries:
- the LOC119304073 gene encoding uncharacterized protein LOC119304073 isoform X1, protein MGDSVDVIPDWVGDLGESVGPVDYGCVRRCRHRRLATYLWLHGFRDALRGLLNETDAYMSVIHLSRLVQQGLWDDAVAYVSRFLRPTSHPQSNEAQVLLHFLMQHAAFASMVAGKPDRNLSYFNHKYNTRYLKHDDSVSFDCLRIRSIVLSILHSEQVRSSLDWERVRCKASQIVQHLAYKAPELKNVALLPGGPMMPHDVLPIGFRYRRRRHVKEQDLPGPKTLAKIYLRTKKGLPSSTRRHELNSGLTDKTRKWLIDLIDESLQAGLELQSSEKEKEGVPGATASHTMSNTLTDLTKNSVSGTSSLTNAGAHVAPVSQTMSGTLTVPANISGAPVAAVSQTVNLTSHAENSGISSVINAGTSKVVSSKISNLRKHQRTEEATFEHPKMQRTSGAFDEACLASVTKAGAGSRAGTVLELEGPKQEVEHR, encoded by the exons ATGGGGGACTCCGTCGATGTCATCCCCGATTGGGTGGGCGACTTGGGCGAGTCCGTCGGCCCCGTCGACTACGGCTGCGTGCGCCGGTGCCGTCACCGCCGCCTCGCCACCTACCTCTGGCTGCACGGCTTCCGCGACGCCCTGCGAGG GCTGCTCAACGAGACGGACGCGTACATGAGCGTCATCCACCTGTCGCGGCTggtgcagcaggggctgtgggacgACGCCGTCGCCTACGTCTCCCGCTTCCTGCGCCCGACCTCGCACCCGCAGAGCAACGAGGCCCAGGTGCTCCTCCACTTCCTCATGCAACACGCGGCCTTCGCCAGCATGGTCGCCGGCAAGCCCGACCGCAACCTCAGCTACTTCAACCACAAGTACAACACACGGTACCTCAAGCACGACGACTCCGTCTCCTTCGACTGCCTCAGGATCCGCTCCATCGTCCTCTCCATTCTCCATTCGGAGCAAGTCAG ATCCTCGCTGGACTGGGAGCGCGTTCGTTGCAAGGCGTCTCAAATCGTCCAACACTTGGCTTATAAGGCTCCAGAGTTGAAAAACGTGGCCCTATTGCCGGGCGGCCCGATGATGCCCCACGATGTGCTTCCCATCGGATTCAG gtaccGTCGGAGGCGTCATGTGAAGGAACAAGACCTGCCAGGACCTAAAACACTGGCCAAGATCTACCTTAGGACCAAAAAGGG GCTGCCTTCGTCGACCCGCAGACATGAATTAAACAGTG GATTGACGGACAAGACAAGGAAGTGGCTGATAGATCTTATTG ATGAAAGTTTGCAAGCTGGTCTGGAACTTCAgtcaagtgaaaaggagaaggaag GTGTTCCTGGTGCTACAGCCTCGCATACCATGTCGAATACCTTGACAGATCTTACTAAAAACTCTGTGTCTGGGACCTCATCATTGACAAATGCAG GTGCTCATGTTGCTCCAGTTTCGCAGACTATGTCTGGTACATTGACAGTTCCTGCTAATATATCCG GTGCTCCTGTTGCTGCAGTTTCACAGACAGTGAACTTGACAAGCCATGCTGAGAACTCTGGGATCTCGTCAGTGATAAATGCAG GCACAAGCAAGGTTGTGAGTTCGAAAATCTCCAACCTCAGAAAGCATCAAAGGACAGAAGAAGCAACTTTTGAGCATCCAAAAATGCAACGGACAAGTGGGGCTTTTGATGAAGCATGTCTG GCATCAGTGACTAAGGCTGGAGCTGGGTCACGCGCTGGtactgtcctggaactggaaggTCCTAAGCAAGAAGTTGAGCACCGCTAG
- the LOC119304073 gene encoding uncharacterized protein LOC119304073 isoform X2 codes for MGDSVDVIPDWVGDLGESVGPVDYGCVRRCRHRRLATYLWLHGFRDALRGLLNETDAYMSVIHLSRLVQQGLWDDAVAYVSRFLRPTSHPQSNEAQVLLHFLMQHAAFASMVAGKPDRNLSYFNHKYNTRYLKHDDSVSFDCLRIRSIVLSILHSEQVRSSLDWERVRCKASQIVQHLAYKAPELKNVALLPGGPMMPHDVLPIGFRYRRRRHVKEQDLPGPKTLAKIYLRTKKGLPSSTRRHELNSGLTDKTRKWLIDLIDESLQAGLELQSSEKEKEGVPGATASHTMSNTLTDLTKNSVSGTSSLTNAGAHVAPVSQTMSGAPVAAVSQTVNLTSHAENSGISSVINAGTSKVVSSKISNLRKHQRTEEATFEHPKMQRTSGAFDEACLASVTKAGAGSRAGTVLELEGPKQEVEHR; via the exons ATGGGGGACTCCGTCGATGTCATCCCCGATTGGGTGGGCGACTTGGGCGAGTCCGTCGGCCCCGTCGACTACGGCTGCGTGCGCCGGTGCCGTCACCGCCGCCTCGCCACCTACCTCTGGCTGCACGGCTTCCGCGACGCCCTGCGAGG GCTGCTCAACGAGACGGACGCGTACATGAGCGTCATCCACCTGTCGCGGCTggtgcagcaggggctgtgggacgACGCCGTCGCCTACGTCTCCCGCTTCCTGCGCCCGACCTCGCACCCGCAGAGCAACGAGGCCCAGGTGCTCCTCCACTTCCTCATGCAACACGCGGCCTTCGCCAGCATGGTCGCCGGCAAGCCCGACCGCAACCTCAGCTACTTCAACCACAAGTACAACACACGGTACCTCAAGCACGACGACTCCGTCTCCTTCGACTGCCTCAGGATCCGCTCCATCGTCCTCTCCATTCTCCATTCGGAGCAAGTCAG ATCCTCGCTGGACTGGGAGCGCGTTCGTTGCAAGGCGTCTCAAATCGTCCAACACTTGGCTTATAAGGCTCCAGAGTTGAAAAACGTGGCCCTATTGCCGGGCGGCCCGATGATGCCCCACGATGTGCTTCCCATCGGATTCAG gtaccGTCGGAGGCGTCATGTGAAGGAACAAGACCTGCCAGGACCTAAAACACTGGCCAAGATCTACCTTAGGACCAAAAAGGG GCTGCCTTCGTCGACCCGCAGACATGAATTAAACAGTG GATTGACGGACAAGACAAGGAAGTGGCTGATAGATCTTATTG ATGAAAGTTTGCAAGCTGGTCTGGAACTTCAgtcaagtgaaaaggagaaggaag GTGTTCCTGGTGCTACAGCCTCGCATACCATGTCGAATACCTTGACAGATCTTACTAAAAACTCTGTGTCTGGGACCTCATCATTGACAAATGCAG GTGCTCATGTTGCTCCAGTTTCGCAGACTATGTCTG GTGCTCCTGTTGCTGCAGTTTCACAGACAGTGAACTTGACAAGCCATGCTGAGAACTCTGGGATCTCGTCAGTGATAAATGCAG GCACAAGCAAGGTTGTGAGTTCGAAAATCTCCAACCTCAGAAAGCATCAAAGGACAGAAGAAGCAACTTTTGAGCATCCAAAAATGCAACGGACAAGTGGGGCTTTTGATGAAGCATGTCTG GCATCAGTGACTAAGGCTGGAGCTGGGTCACGCGCTGGtactgtcctggaactggaaggTCCTAAGCAAGAAGTTGAGCACCGCTAG